From the genome of Saccopteryx bilineata isolate mSacBil1 chromosome 6, mSacBil1_pri_phased_curated, whole genome shotgun sequence, one region includes:
- the CRNKL1 gene encoding crooked neck-like protein 1: MAASTAAGKQRIPKVAKVKNKAPAEVQITAEQLLREAKERELELLPPPPQQKITDEEELNDYKLRKRKTFEDNIRKNRTVISNWIKYARWEESLKEIQRARSIYERALDVDYRNITLWLKYAEMEMKNRQVNHARNIWDRAITMLPRVNQFWYKYTYMEEMLGNIAGARQVFERWMEWQPEEQAWHSYINFELRYKEVDRARTIYERFVLVHPDVKNWIKYARFEEKHGYFAHARKVYERAVEFFGDEHMDEHLYVAFAKFEENQKEFERVRVIYKYALDRISKQEAQELFKNYTIFEKKFGDRRGIEDIIVSKRRFQYEEEVKANPHNYDAWFDYLRLVESDAEAETVREVYERAIANVPPIPEKRHWKRYIYLWINYALYEELEAKDPERTRQVYQASLELIPHKKFTFAKMWLLYAQFEIRQKNLPFARRALGTSIGKCPKNKLFKGYIELELQLREFDRCRKLYEKFLEFGPENCTSWIKFAELETILGDIERARAIYELAISQPRLDMPEVLWKSYIDFEIEQEETERTRNLYRRLLQRTQHVKVWISFAQFELSSGKEGSLAKCRQIYEEANKTMRNCEEKEERLMLLESWRRFEEEFGTASDKDRVDKLMPEKVKKRRKVQADDGSDAGWEEYYDYIFPEDAANQPNLKLLAMAKLWKKQQQEKEAAEQDPDKDIDESES; encoded by the exons ATGGCGGCCTCCACTGCGGCCGGGAAGCAGAGAATTCCCAAAGTGGCCAAG gtaaaaaacaaaGCCCCGGCTGAGGTACAGATAACTGCTGAACAGCTCCTGAGAGAAGCTAAAGAAAGAGAACTTGAGCTTCTTCCGCCTCCGCCTCAGCAGAAGATTACAGATGAAGAAGAGTTAAATGATTACAAGCTGAGGAAAAGGAAG ACTTTTGAAGATAACATCAGGAAAAACAGGACTGTGATTAGTAACTGGATCAAGTACGCACGATGGGAGGAGAGTCTAAAGGAGATACAAAG GGCTCGATCCATATACGAACGTGCCTTAGATGTGGACTATCGAAATATTACCCTCTGGCTGAAGTATGCAGAAATGGAGATGAAGAATCGCCAGGTCAACCATGCCCGGAATATCTGGGACCGGGCCATTACCATGCTGCCTCGGGTCAACCAGTTCTG GTACAAATACACGTACATGGAGGAGATGCTGGGGAACATTGCTGGGGCCCGGCAGGTGTTTGAGCGCTGGATGGAATGGCAGCCCGAGGAGCAAGCCTGGCACTCCTACATCAACTTTGAGCTGCGGTACAAAGAGGTGGATCGGGCCCGCACCATCTACGAACGAT TTGTACTTGTGCACCCTGATGTTAAGAACTGGATCAAGTATGCCCGCTTTGAAGAAAAACATGGCTATTTTGCCCACGCACGGAAAGTGTATGAGAGAGCTGTCGAATTCTTTGGAGATGAACATATGGATGAACACCTTTATGTTGCCTTTGCCAAATTtgaagaaaatcagaaagaa TTTGAAAGGGTACGAGTGATCTACAAGTATGCCCTGGATAGAATTTCAAAACAAGAGGCTCAAgaactctttaaaaattataccatCTTTGAGAAGAAGTTTGGTGATCGGCGAGGTATTGAGGACATCATTGTGAGCAAACGGAGATTCCAGTATGAAGAAGAAGTGAAG GCTAATCCACACAATTATGACGCGTGGTTTGATTACTTGCGCTTGGTGGAAAGTGACGCGGAAGCGGAAACTGTACGAGAAGTCTACGAACGAGCAATTGCCAACGTGCCGCCCATTCCGGAGAAGAGACACTGGAAGCGCTACATCTACCTGTGGATCAACTACGCTCTCTACGAGGAGCTGGAGGCAAAG GATCCTGAGAGAACAAGACAAGTGTATCAAGCCTCTCTGGAACTAATTCCTCATAAAAAG TTCACATTTGCCAAAATGTGGTTACTGTATGCACAAtttgaaataagacagaaaaatctaCCATTTGCCAGAAGAGCTTTG ggAACTTCCATAGGCAAATGCCCCAAGAACAAGTTATTTAAAGGTTACATAGAATTGGAGCTACAGCTTCGAGAATTTGACAGATGCCGGAAGCTTTATGAAAAGTTCTTGGAATTTGGACCTGAAAATTGTACCTCTTGGATTAAATTTGCAGAATTAGAGACAATCCTTGGCGATATTGAGAGAGCCCGTGCCATCTACGAGTTAGCCATCAGCCAGCCACGCTTAGACATGCCAGAG GTGCTGTGGAAATCATACATTGATTTTGAAATTGAGCAGGAAGAAACGGAAAGAACGCGTAATCTTTACCGACGATTGCTACAACGGACACAACATGTCAAG GTATGGATCAGTTTTGCTCAGTTTGAGCTGTCTTCTGGAAAAGAAGGAAGCTTGGCTAAGTGCAGACAGATTTATGAAGAGGCTAACAAAACCATGCGAAActgtgaagaaaaggaagagagacttATGCTGCTAGAATCTTGGCGACGCTTTGAAGAGGAGTTTGGAACTGCGTCTGACAAGGACAGAGTAGACAAGTTGATGCCAGAGAAagtgaagaagagaaggaaggtcCAGGCCGACGACGGG TCCGATGCAGGCTGGGAAGAGTATTATGATTACATCTTTCCAGAGGATGCTGCCAACCAGCCGAACCTCAAGCTCCTGGCCATGGCCAAACTTTGGAAGAAGCAGCAACAGGAAAAGGAGGCTGCTGAGCAAGACCCAGATAAGGACATTGATGAGAGTGAATCCTGA